TATTCCACAGGCCATGGCACAGAAGCAGAGCCGTCTGGAAAAACTGCTCAGGTATCTGAATGACAACGACGCTGACAAATGGCAGAAGAACCGCGAAAAGGTAGACGATGAAACGCAGGCATATTATGCTGAGGAACTGGAACTGCTGGATGTCCTCAACGGACTGTGGAACAAACAGAGCGAACAGGCAGCCACCGATTATTTCGGTTGTTATGAAAAGGCAGCCAAATCCTATTTCCCCAACATCTGCGATGAGGAGAAGATACAGCTTTCCAACGTGCAGAACAAGGCGGAGCAATCTATCGTCTATATTTTAGAGACTTCGAATAATCAGATTCCTTTCAGCCGGACACTAATGGACAGCATCCGTTCAAGCGGTTATCCCGCAGATTCCGCACTGATACAGAAGTTACGGGATATCCGCGAAATGGCACTGCTGGAAGGTATGCTGAAAGCACCTGCACCCGGCATTTATCAGACGTACATGACCGAGTATCCGAACGGAAAATTCATCTCCCAGATCAATGCCGCCGAGAACAAGCGACTTTATCAGATTGTGAAGACAAATCCAACACCGGAGAATTTCAAAGCTTTCTTTGATAATCCCGCCATGCAAAAGTTCTTCACGGATACGGATACCCGCCCGTTTCTGGGTGAAGTGCAAGCGTTATATGACAATTACCTGTTCCATAGCATTGACAGCTTACGGGAAGGGGGAAATGCAACGGCTATCCGACAAATCATCGATGACTACAAACGCACTCCTTATCTGGATACCGCGGCGCGTACTCATCAGAACGACTTGGAGTATCTCAGTGAAAAAGCGGATTTCGAACTTTTAAAGCCGGCGATAGTCAGTTCCGAATCTTTGAGTCTGTTGCAGGAATTTCTTAGTACGCACAGATACAAGGAGTTTCGTGACCAGGCCAATGCGTTACGGACACCGTTTATCCTGCAAACAATCATTTCCACTCCCACTTCCGTGAAATATTATAATGCAGGACGGCTGATAAAGTCTGCCGAAAACGACAGCACGGGAAATATCTCTACCACTTATTCGTATGACGACAAGGGGCAGCTCATCTCCACGTTATCACTGACCATGAAAAACGGGCAGGCAAGCAATGAAATGCAGACAAACAGGCTGTACGACCCGCAAGGTCACTGCATCTTTGAAGTACAGACGAATCCGAAGACCAAGACGGACATTTACCGGCGGACACGCCGTATCGGTGCTGATGGAAGTATCGAGAGCGATTCTCTGAGATATACGGATGGCAGACTCATCATTAGTACTTACAATAAGCAGGGCTTACTGACCGAAGCCAAAGAATATAATAAGAACGGAGAGCTCCAAGGCTACACCGCAAACAAATATGATGATAAAGGCAGATTGATTGCCTCGCAACATCAGAACCTGCTTTTCGCCAACTCGTCCGATCAGATTATTTCACAGAAAGATGCTTATGAATATGACAAGTACGGGTATCTGACGCAGATTGTCTACCAGCGGATTTTAGGGAATAACCAGAAAACGTCCGGCTGCCTGACTTGCATGTACGATAAATACGGGAACCGGATTGATGGAAATTCTTACTATGAGTATGACAATACGGGACAATGGATTTGCCGCACGAACCGGGACAACCCGAAAGATATGGAACGGATACAGTATATTTATAAATAAAAGAAGATGCTGTGAACATTTTGCGGAAGGCTTCTGTTATTATAGTATAACAAGCCAATTAAAACTTGTAACATTATGAATACTATATTAATGTCTTTAATTATGATGACCATGACTTACGAAATGCCTAAACTTCCTTACGCAAACAATGCGTTGGAACCTGTAATCAGTCAGCAAACGATAGATTTCCATTACGGAAAACATCTACAAACGTATGTAAATAATCTGAATAGCCTCGTACCGGGAACAGAATATGAAGGTAAAACGGTGGAAGAAATCGTTGCCGCAGCACCGGATGGAGCTATATTCAATAACGCCGGACAAGTATTGAACCACAATCTGTATTTCCTGCAATTTGCCCCGA
The DNA window shown above is from Bacteroides faecium and carries:
- a CDS encoding RHS repeat protein; protein product: MKRGIFLTIILSLCLVACIPQAMAQKQSRLEKLLRYLNDNDADKWQKNREKVDDETQAYYAEELELLDVLNGLWNKQSEQAATDYFGCYEKAAKSYFPNICDEEKIQLSNVQNKAEQSIVYILETSNNQIPFSRTLMDSIRSSGYPADSALIQKLRDIREMALLEGMLKAPAPGIYQTYMTEYPNGKFISQINAAENKRLYQIVKTNPTPENFKAFFDNPAMQKFFTDTDTRPFLGEVQALYDNYLFHSIDSLREGGNATAIRQIIDDYKRTPYLDTAARTHQNDLEYLSEKADFELLKPAIVSSESLSLLQEFLSTHRYKEFRDQANALRTPFILQTIISTPTSVKYYNAGRLIKSAENDSTGNISTTYSYDDKGQLISTLSLTMKNGQASNEMQTNRLYDPQGHCIFEVQTNPKTKTDIYRRTRRIGADGSIESDSLRYTDGRLIISTYNKQGLLTEAKEYNKNGELQGYTANKYDDKGRLIASQHQNLLFANSSDQIISQKDAYEYDKYGYLTQIVYQRILGNNQKTSGCLTCMYDKYGNRIDGNSYYEYDNTGQWICRTNRDNPKDMERIQYIYK